In Silene latifolia isolate original U9 population chromosome X, ASM4854445v1, whole genome shotgun sequence, the following proteins share a genomic window:
- the LOC141622739 gene encoding PHD finger protein ALFIN-LIKE 4-like, translating to MEDVEHCNPGTVEQVFRDFKGRHVGLIKALTSDVDEFYAQCDPEKENLCLYGFPSEQWEVNLPAEEVPPELPEPSLGINFARDGMNKKDWIALVAAHSDAWLLSVAFYFGARFGFDKADRRRLFNMINDLPTVYEAVTGKAKKQVERSKVSQHSSTKSKSHSNSHPGMQVKHAKAVQPKEEEEDEEENGDTLCGACGDTYSSNEFWICCDICETWFHGKCVKITPARAEHIKQYKCPSCNISKKTQP from the exons atGGAAGACGTAGAACATTGTAATCCTGGTACTGTTGAACAAGTTTTTAGGGATTTCAAAGGCCGTCATGTTGGTTTAATTAAAGCCCTTACTTCTG ATGTTGATGAATTTTATGCACAGTGTGATCCAG AGAAAGAAAACCTATGCCTGTATGGGTTCCCAAGTGAGCAATGGGAGGTCAATCTACCTGCTGAAGAGGTGCCCCCTGAGCTCCCAGAGCCTTCACTGGGAATAAACTTTGCAAGGGATGGGATGAACAAGAAGGATTGGATAGCTTTGGTTGCTGCCCACAGTGATGCCTGGTTGCTGTCCGTTGCATTTTATTTTGGGGCTAGATTTGGCTTTGATAAGGCTGACAG GAGGCGGCTGTTCAATATGATAAATGATCTTCCGACTGTATATGAAGCTGTGACTGGCAAAGCTAAGAAACAAGTGGAGAGGTCTAAAGTCTCACAGCACAGCAGCACTAAATCAAAATCACATTCAAATTCG CATCCTGGAATGCAGGTCAAGCATGCAAAGGCTGTTCAACcaaaggaagaagaggaagacgaGGAGGAGAATGGTGATACTCTATGTGGGGCCTGTGGCGATACCTACTCATCTAACGAGTTCTGGATATGTTGTGATATCTGCGAAACTTGGTTCCATGGTAAGTGTGTCAAGATTACACCAGCACGTGCTGAGCACATTAAGCAGTACAAATGTCCTTCCTGCAATATCAGTAAGAAGACTCAGCCATGA
- the LOC141622740 gene encoding uncharacterized protein LOC141622740, with the protein MNLRTAEEESREEIQLPAEINWEMLDKSKFFILGAALFSGVSAALYPVVVLKTRQQVTVAAQLQRSSIGTAFNLVRNEGFRALYRGFGTSLTGTIPARAFYMTALEVTKSNVGSATLGLGVPEPTAATLANAAAGVSAAVAAQLVWTPVDVVSQRLMVQDHHINNKVKYVNGVDAFKKIVKVDGLRGLYRGFGISILTYAPSNAVWWASYSVAQRLIWGGISCYYCKKEDTNNGGGYRPSSKAVMAVQGVSAALAGGVSALITMPLDTIKTRVQVLDNEENGNGNGRRGPTVGQTVRNLVREGGWTACYRGLGPRWASMSMSATAMITTYEFLKRLSAKTQEGVT; encoded by the coding sequence ATGAATTTAAGAACAGCAGAAGAAGAATCCCGTGAAGAAATTCAACTTCCAGCTGAAATTAATTGGGAAATGCTTGACAAATCCAAATTCTTCATCCTAGGAGCAGCTCTTTTCTCCGGCGTATCGGCGGCGTTATACCCGGTGGTAGTTCTTAAAACAAGACAACAAGTTACAGTTGCAGCCCAGCTACAGAGATCAAGTATCGGAACCGCGTTCAATTTGGTACGAAACGAGGGGTTCAGGGCGCTGTACAGGGGGTTTGGGACGTCTTTGACCGGCACAATTCCCGCTAGAGCGTTTTACATGACTGCGTTAGAGGTTACTAAGTCGAATGTGGGGTCCGCCACCCTTGGGCTTGGTGTCCCAGAGCCGACGGCAGCGACACTTGCTAATGCCGCAGCTGGAGTGTCGGCTGCCGTAGCGGCTCAGCTGGTCTGGACCCCAGTTGATGTGGTGAGCCAGAGACTGATGGTTCAGGATCACCACATCAACAACAAAGTTAAGTATGTTAATGGTGTTGATGCTTTTAAAAAGATCGTAAAAGTCGACGGTTTAAGAGGGTTATATAGAGGGTTCGGGATATCGATACTAACTTATGCTCCGTCAAATGCGGTCTGGTGGGCGTCTTATTCTGTTGCGCAGCGTTTAATTTGGGGTGGAATAAGTTGCTATTATTGCAAAAAGGAGGATACCAACAATGGCGGGGGGTATAGGCCGAGTTCAAAAGCGGTAATGGCGGTCCAAGGAGTGAGCGCAGCGTTGGCAGGTGGTGTATCGGCTTTGATTACAATGCCATTGGATACTATTAAGACTCGAGTGCAAGTGTTGGACAATGAGGAGAATGGGAATGGGAATGGGCGTAGGGGTCCGACAGTGGGTCAGACTGTTAGGAATTTGGTACGAGAAGGCGGGTGGACGGCTTGTTATCGTGGGTTGGGACCGAGATGGGCGTCTATGTCGATGTCGGCCACGGCTATGATCACAACTTATGAGTTTCTTAAGCGGCTCTCTGCTAAGACACAAGAGGGTGTCACTTAG
- the LOC141621180 gene encoding uncharacterized protein LOC141621180 has product MEMEKKLYEAAIEGNVVLFKTLITDDPLILDRVTTTFFHETPLHVAILRGHADFAREVLRHNPRLVSESDSLGHSPLHLASAKGHLDIMRDLLRVGHNPCLARSKEGMVPLHFAIMKGGRVEVVQELVRACPESIRMTVDKGDMALHLCVKFGNLEALQVLVKEVMVGENDGVDLLNARNDDGYTTLHLAALYKNFEIMKYLMSRPGIELNAMNNNGLTALDLVENSPRDIKSLEILNFMLQSNAQRATTYNASSSSAIQPKSSPNSLRKIAIRELPRQQRSKKSWKKFFTFDNIRLEQHRGALLIVAAIIAAASAVPVINMNTNGPDLTDDYSTFSLTFVPVSALLVLLVSGFSLRNKLCVWLVLQLMYTSIGFLAVNFLGSMISNESRYSRIDAPTLVSVLILFGLLLMVSALNLIRLVVWIVVCMKACIKRRKLRGRSSNALSNA; this is encoded by the exons ATGGAAATGGAGAAGAAACTGTATGAAGCTGCCATCGAAGGCAACGTGGTACTCTTCAAAACCTTGATAACAGACGATCCATTAATTCTCGATAGAGTTACCACCACTTTTTTCCATGAAACTCCTCTCCACGTCGCGATCCTACGTGGCCATGCAGACTTTGCAAGGGAAGTGCTGAGGCACAACCCTCGACTAGTGTCCGAGTCAGACTCCCTCGGCCACTCACCCCTTCATCTCGCCTCGGCCAAGGGTCACCTTGACATCATGCGAGATTTATTGCGTGTGGGGCACAATCCTTGCCTTGCTCGTAGCAAGGAAGGGATGGTGCCCCTTCACTTCGCAATTATGAAGGGTGGTCGAGTTGAGGTGGTTCAAGAGTTGGTTCGGGCGTGTCCTGAGTCGATTCGGATGACGGTTGATAAGGGTGACATGGCTTTGCACTTGTGTGTCAAGTTTGGTAATTTGGAGGCTTTGCAAGTGTTGGTTAAGGAGGTGATGGTAGGTGAAAATGATGGTGTTGACTTGTTAAATGCAAGGAATGATGATGGATATACTACTTTGCATTTGGCTGCTCTCTACAAGAACTTTGAG ATCATGAAGTACTTGATGTCAAGGCCAGGAATTGAACTAAACGCGATGAACAACAATGGCCTTACGGCACTAGATTTGGTCGAAAATTCTCCCCGAGACATAAAAAGCCTTGAGATACTCAATTTCATGTTACAATCGAATGCACAAAGAGCCACCACCTACAACGCTAGTTCTTCATCCGCAATTCAACCAAAATCGTCACCTAATTCTCTACGCAAAATCGCTATAAGGGAACTTCCTAGACAACAAAGGTCCAAGAAATCATGGAAAAAATTCTTCACCTTTGACAATATCCGATTAGAACAACACCGGGGAGCACTGCTGATTGTCGCGGCTATTATAGCCGCGGCATCAGCAGTGCCCGTTATCAACATGAATACCAATGGACCCGATTTGACCGATGATTACTCAACATTCTCATTAACATTTGTACCGGTTTCGGCCTTATTGGTCCTATTGGTAAGTGGATTTTCTCTTAGGAACAAACTTTGTGTATGGCTTGTACTACAACTTATGTACACATCAATTGGGTTTTTGGCGGTGAATTTTCTCGGATCAATGATCTCGAATGAGAGTCGATACTCGAGAATCGATGCACCTACGCTTGTTTCGGTGTTGATCTTGTTTGGGTTGTTGCTAATGGTCTCGGCACTTAATCTCATTAGGCTAGTTGTGTGGATTGTGGTTTGCATGAAAGCTTGCATTAAGAGAAGGAAGTTGCGAGGTAGGAGTTCTAATGCTTTGTCAAATGCTTGA